The following proteins are encoded in a genomic region of Ornithodoros turicata isolate Travis chromosome 6, ASM3712646v1, whole genome shotgun sequence:
- the LOC135398119 gene encoding solute carrier family 22 member 7-like, with product MRYRSPSTSISRSRPGSTSHHSPGHSGTLCSTAPRDAPLRLASLGLISESRTMGSPFIIPALTSGTHSDIPTHNIEDLVRPLEAFDPTVIYSSGPFQVIVLLCTHLAAFCLTCHNLSISLLTPTVNYWCKKPDAYANLTYEEWKNISASVDEAGTFTQCMRYDPPLSVFSLNRSLVECTAWDYDLEAYGQTIVSEWDLVCGRSHLISVSTFCYMSGAMVAAPVAGLLADNLGRRPVICSAAVLLLVFGYASCWVGSLVLFIICRAFVAAGVSAVQVVSFIELFEVCCIRQRDLYCILANTGWIVANLYLKILTLFKLSRFSVQMLIMLPSSLLLWTFYLMTESPRWLIASGDLTLAEEAVEWAARINKVPMAVTRERWAKARELLEIHQLRAIHVQKDNIRDILNSQPLRSRLIILCCCWFCTTFCYYSFWLHVFVHLSDLVQFTAIFLLMLTFLLSGIAVSLYGRRRTLSGALMLFSFATSLLASAVSEEELSHTELSSTATGLLVTAKCFLASALTVMYVYTVELNPTVVRALGTCIAYFAGRIGSALSPFLNELRIWRSNMPFAVLTALSLLCALCVLRLPETTEISVPDTIGGMEQDILHKKLLGPRSRRKKRGLLLND from the coding sequence ATGAGGTACCGTAGTCCTAGCACTAGCATTTCACGGAGTCGTCCTGGAAGCACATCACACCACAGCCCAGGCCACAGCGGTACCCTCTGCAGTACAGCACCACGCGACGCACCGTTGCGACTGGCGTCGCTCGGGCTCATATCTGAATCACGAACCATGGGAAGCCCCTTCATAATACCCGCCCTTACTAGCGGTACCCATAGCGACATACCAACGCACAATATTGAAGACCTCGTCCGCCCACTTGAAGCCTTTGATCCAACAGTCATCTACAGCAGCGGTCCCTTCCAAGTAATAGTCCTGTTATGCACTCACTTGGCGGCCTTCTGTCTCACCTGCCATAATCTCTCTATCAGTCTGCTCACTCCTACAGTCAACTACTGGTGTAAGAAACCCGACGCGTACGCCAACTTAACCTACGAGGAATGGAAGAACATCAGCGCCTCCGTTGACGAAGCCGGCACCTTCACCCAGTGCATGCGATACGATCCACCACTCAGTGTCTTCTCCCTTAATCGTAGCCTGGTGGAATGCACAGCATGGGATTATGACTTGGAGGCGTACGGTCAGACCATCGTCAGCGAATGGGACTTGGTGTGTGGGAGAAGTCATCTTATTTCGGTCTCTACTTTCTGTTACATGAGCGGTGCGATGGTGGCAGCACCGGTTGCAGGTCTTCTGGCTGATAACCTCGGTCGTCGGCCGGTTATCTGCTCGGCTGCAGTGCTGCTACTGGTGTTCGGCTACGCCTCGTGTTGGGTTGGATCCCTGGTGCTGTTCATTATATGTAGGGCATTTGTTGCAGCAGGTGTGAGCGCCGTTCAAGTGGTCAGCTTCATTGAGCTGTTCGAAGTCTGCTGCATTCGCCAGCGGGACctgtactgcatactcgccaaTACTGGGTGGATTGTCGCTAACCTTTATCTTAAGATCCTTACCCTCTTCAAGCTGAGCCGATTCTCAGTACAAATGCTAATCATGCTACCGTCATCTCTCTTGCTGTGGACCTTTTATCTGATGACGGAATCACCGCGTTGGCTGATAGCTAGCGGTGATCTTACTCTCGCTGAAGAAGCCGTCGAATGGGCAGCACGCATCAACAAAGTACCCATGGCTGTAACTCGAGAACGGTGGGCAAAAGCGAGGGAACTCTTGGAAATCCATCAACTTCGGGCAATCCATGTGCAGAAGGACAACATCCGTGACATCCTCAATAGTCAACCCCTACGATCGCGTCTCATCATATTATGTTGCTGCTGGTTTTGCACTACGTTTTGCTACTACAGCTTCTGGCTTCATGTATTTGTGCACCTTAGCGACCTCGTGCAGTTCACGGCTATATTTCTTCTAATGCTTACTTTCCTATTGTCCGGTATTGCAGTGAGCCTGTACGGTCGCCGCAGGACGCTCTCGGGTGCCCTTATGCTTTTCTCATTTGCTACCTCCCTACTGGCATCGGCTGTTTCAGAGGAAGAGCTGTCTCACACGGAGCTATCGAGCACAGCGACGGGACTTCTTGTGACCGCAAAGTGTTTCTTAGCTTCCGCCCTTACGGTGATGTATGTCTACACCGTTGAACTGAATCCAACGGTAGTCCGTGCTCTAGGTACGTGCATAGCGTACTTTGCCGGTAGAATTGGGAGTGCTTTATCGCCGTTTTTGAATGAGCTTAGGATATGGCGCTCCAACATGCCGTTCGCTGTACTCACGGCACTTTCTCTGTTATGCGCGCTTTGTGTTCTAAGACTGCCCGAAACCACAGAGATCAGCGTCCCAGATACTATCGGCGGCATGGAGCAAGATATCTTGCATAAGAAGCTGCTTGGTCCACGGTCACGCAGGAAGAAGAGAGGACTCTTACTAAATGACTGA